A window of Paenibacillus polygoni contains these coding sequences:
- a CDS encoding YheC/YheD family endospore coat-associated protein, whose amino-acid sequence MVMNRVGILLDSSILRGIPAGRTKQESLACYELAAASCGLTVCFLRLEDVDLLTGKCKAYIRKNQRYQMHHIEIPKVIHNRAMHFSKISHYLIAGLIQRGIPIFNVRNRYGKDEIYRLLMNNTELSDHLPETELASTETIQRMLERHRDLILKPVSSSIGKGIMRIIHEHGNGEIFITSARDKKQNHYPMRKGELPAAVYAHIREKNYLVQERIPLAAYEGRPIDLRVSVQRGSAGCWNVTGMYAKVAPPDHFVTNVAQGGMALPYDVIHPFVLPSHSLPALVQQIHHLAVTAARHLSHTLPGLADLGFDMALTSEGEIYFIECNGRDQRYGFRKAGMDKEWLESYRTPIAYARFLLDQG is encoded by the coding sequence ATGGTGATGAACCGTGTAGGAATTTTACTGGATTCAAGCATACTTCGGGGCATCCCTGCAGGTAGAACGAAACAGGAATCTCTTGCTTGTTACGAGCTTGCTGCTGCAAGCTGCGGTCTAACTGTCTGTTTTCTAAGATTAGAAGATGTTGACCTGCTTACGGGTAAATGCAAAGCTTATATTCGTAAAAATCAACGTTACCAGATGCATCATATCGAAATTCCTAAGGTCATCCACAATCGGGCTATGCATTTCTCTAAAATCAGTCATTACTTAATTGCCGGTCTCATTCAGCGCGGCATTCCTATTTTTAATGTGCGGAACCGTTATGGTAAAGATGAGATTTACCGATTGCTCATGAACAACACAGAACTATCCGACCATTTGCCGGAAACCGAACTTGCATCCACCGAAACCATTCAGCGAATGCTTGAAAGACACCGTGATTTGATACTTAAGCCGGTAAGCAGCAGTATAGGAAAAGGAATCATGCGTATCATTCACGAACATGGAAATGGGGAGATTTTTATTACATCGGCTCGAGATAAAAAGCAGAATCATTATCCGATGAGAAAAGGAGAATTGCCTGCTGCCGTGTACGCTCATATTCGGGAAAAGAATTACTTAGTCCAAGAACGTATTCCCCTAGCTGCCTATGAAGGACGCCCAATCGATCTGCGTGTCTCTGTGCAGCGAGGAAGTGCAGGCTGCTGGAACGTCACTGGGATGTATGCGAAGGTTGCTCCGCCGGATCATTTTGTGACCAATGTGGCACAGGGCGGAATGGCATTGCCTTACGATGTAATTCACCCCTTCGTTCTTCCCTCACACTCCTTACCTGCTCTTGTCCAGCAAATCCATCACCTGGCTGTAACCGCCGCGCGGCATCTTTCTCATACCTTACCTGGTCTCGCTGATCTAGGATTTGACATGGCTCTTACTTCAGAGGGAGAAATCTACTTCATCGAATGTAATGGCAGAGACCAGCGCTACGGTTTTCGTAAAGCAGGAATGGATAAAGAGTGGCTCGAAAGTTATAGAACACCTATCGCATATGCAAGATTTTTGCTGGATCAGGGCTGA
- the asd gene encoding archaetidylserine decarboxylase (Phosphatidylserine decarboxylase is synthesized as a single chain precursor. Generation of the pyruvoyl active site from a Ser is coupled to cleavage of a Gly-Ser bond between the larger (beta) and smaller (alpha chains). It is an integral membrane protein.) yields MSKPLLRLMTELSSRKWISRITGTFSKSSASRLLIPWFIKTYEIPAHEAELSPREYPSLNAFFTRRLQTGARMIYEEPNMLLSPVDGKITAMSPITGGTLLNVKGHDYTLSDLLNHSPHLEKYKNGWAFVLYLSPKDYHRIHSPVSGKLVESEHIRGKVYPVNDFGLRHMRSVLSRNERRITYIKHEFGEIAVVKVGAMNVSSIQYTDNTATSWERGEELAYFEFGSTVVLLCEEGTFEPNHDLSLGQNVKMGQPLGLLKPKKSRSVST; encoded by the coding sequence ATGTCGAAACCATTGCTGCGTCTGATGACAGAGCTTTCTTCACGTAAATGGATCTCCCGGATTACCGGCACTTTTTCGAAAAGCAGCGCAAGCCGGCTGCTGATTCCATGGTTTATTAAAACATATGAGATCCCTGCACATGAGGCAGAACTTTCACCCAGAGAATATCCCTCATTGAATGCTTTTTTTACGAGGAGATTACAGACTGGGGCAAGAATGATTTACGAAGAACCAAATATGCTCCTGAGTCCTGTGGACGGAAAGATTACAGCGATGAGTCCTATTACGGGAGGAACACTCCTAAATGTGAAAGGCCATGATTACACTTTGTCAGACCTTCTCAACCATTCTCCTCATCTTGAAAAATATAAGAATGGCTGGGCTTTTGTCCTGTATCTTAGTCCCAAAGATTATCATCGAATCCACTCTCCCGTATCAGGTAAATTGGTAGAAAGTGAACATATACGCGGTAAAGTATATCCTGTGAATGATTTTGGTCTTCGTCATATGAGATCGGTGCTCAGCCGAAATGAAAGACGGATTACATATATCAAACACGAATTTGGTGAGATCGCGGTGGTCAAAGTCGGGGCCATGAATGTAAGCAGCATTCAGTATACAGACAATACAGCAACCTCCTGGGAACGCGGGGAAGAGCTTGCTTATTTTGAATTTGGTTCTACAGTGGTTCTTCTCTGTGAAGAAGGAACGTTTGAACCAAACCACGATCTTTCTTTAGGTCAAAATGTGAAAATGGGACAGCCGCTTGGCTTGTTAAAGCCTAAAAAATCACGTTCCGTTTCCACTTAA
- a CDS encoding helix-turn-helix domain-containing protein: MLQASPSSFVILPAVAKIVCEPGWKWQKREKPMQNYDLFYVWSGEGTVILNDEPFSAQKGSCFLFRPGDHTSATHNPQKPFVLTYIHFDVEGLVEEVPGPYRKLRETVDFEHMLARYVRLFLSNSYGREEEIKLILKQLMIHLLRVDQEEPEERKVSNQLAQAIQEIANYVRQHPGINHRVEDLAARAGLSPRYFSIKFKELVGYSVQSYIIKMRIERAEHLLVHAGMNVTEVADALGYRDIFFFSRQFKQYTGKSPSEIR, encoded by the coding sequence ATGTTACAGGCGTCACCGTCGTCTTTTGTGATTTTGCCCGCCGTCGCCAAGATTGTCTGTGAGCCAGGCTGGAAATGGCAGAAGCGCGAAAAACCGATGCAAAACTATGATTTGTTTTATGTGTGGAGCGGAGAAGGTACCGTTATCCTGAATGATGAACCTTTTTCTGCCCAAAAAGGAAGCTGTTTTCTATTTCGACCTGGTGACCATACGAGTGCGACTCATAATCCACAAAAACCGTTTGTCCTGACATATATTCATTTTGATGTGGAAGGTTTAGTAGAGGAAGTTCCTGGTCCTTATCGCAAACTGAGGGAAACGGTTGACTTTGAACATATGCTGGCTAGATATGTGCGTTTGTTCTTGTCTAATTCGTATGGCAGAGAGGAAGAAATCAAACTGATTCTGAAACAGCTGATGATTCATCTGCTTCGGGTTGACCAAGAGGAGCCTGAGGAAAGGAAAGTAAGCAATCAGCTTGCACAGGCGATCCAGGAGATTGCAAATTACGTAAGACAGCATCCAGGAATTAACCATCGTGTGGAGGATTTGGCTGCACGTGCAGGGTTATCTCCGCGTTATTTTTCAATTAAATTTAAAGAACTGGTCGGTTATTCGGTACAGTCTTATATTATAAAGATGAGAATTGAACGTGCCGAGCATCTGTTGGTTCATGCGGGTATGAATGTTACTGAAGTTGCCGATGCGCTGGGATATCGCGATATTTTCTTTTTTAGCAGGCAATTCAAACAGTACACAGGAAAGAGTCCATCCGAAATTCGATGA
- a CDS encoding aminotransferase class I/II-fold pyridoxal phosphate-dependent enzyme — protein MNPLALQLNESIQASSNHIYDMLSKLGKELYYPKEGILSQSAEASSRAKKYNATIGIATEHGKPMHLQVIQEKLSAYKPQDLYPYAPPAGKPALREAWRKKMLEETPSLQGKSFGNPVATNALTHGLSIVADLFVDEGDAVIYPDKNWENYELTFGVRRQARLINYPLFNESNQFNSAGLKEALLAQKDQGKAIVVLNFPNNPTGYTPGPEEGKEIVAAVKEAADAGINVVVVTDDAYFGLFFEDSLHESLFGSLTNIHPRILPVKVDGATKEEFVWGFRVGFITYGHESADVLSALEQKTLGIIRATISSGPHPSQTFVLDALNSPEFSEQKQEKFLIMKARANKVKALLDSGKYSGAWDYYPFNSGYFMCLKLTKVSAEELRTHLLNEYGIGTIAIGEHDLRIAFSSLEEEQLEDLFDLIYQAVQDLTQE, from the coding sequence ATGAATCCACTAGCTTTACAGCTGAACGAAAGCATTCAAGCGAGCAGTAATCATATATACGACATGCTCTCGAAGCTTGGCAAAGAACTTTATTATCCGAAGGAAGGTATTTTGAGTCAATCAGCAGAAGCTTCTAGCCGTGCCAAGAAATATAATGCTACAATCGGAATCGCCACGGAACACGGTAAACCGATGCACCTTCAAGTCATTCAAGAAAAATTATCTGCCTATAAACCACAGGATTTGTATCCTTATGCACCTCCTGCAGGCAAACCGGCTCTTAGAGAAGCATGGCGCAAGAAAATGCTCGAAGAGACCCCATCTTTACAAGGAAAATCATTTGGTAATCCCGTTGCTACGAATGCACTTACCCATGGTCTCAGCATTGTTGCTGACCTATTCGTAGATGAGGGAGATGCTGTTATATATCCAGATAAAAACTGGGAGAACTATGAACTCACTTTTGGAGTTCGCAGACAAGCTAGACTCATTAACTATCCGCTGTTTAATGAAAGTAATCAATTTAACAGTGCAGGACTCAAAGAAGCTCTCCTCGCTCAGAAAGATCAAGGAAAAGCGATTGTTGTCCTTAATTTCCCGAATAACCCGACAGGGTATACTCCAGGGCCTGAGGAAGGCAAAGAAATTGTAGCTGCCGTGAAGGAAGCCGCAGACGCAGGTATTAACGTGGTTGTGGTAACCGATGATGCTTATTTCGGTCTCTTCTTTGAAGACTCACTGCATGAATCCCTGTTCGGAAGTCTGACTAACATTCACCCGCGTATTCTGCCTGTCAAAGTGGACGGCGCTACGAAGGAAGAATTCGTATGGGGCTTCCGTGTCGGCTTCATCACCTATGGACATGAAAGTGCGGATGTATTATCTGCTCTGGAGCAAAAAACGCTGGGTATTATTCGGGCAACAATCTCAAGCGGTCCACACCCATCCCAGACTTTTGTACTTGATGCCCTGAATTCTCCAGAATTCTCGGAACAAAAACAAGAGAAGTTTCTCATCATGAAAGCAAGAGCGAATAAAGTAAAAGCACTGCTTGATAGTGGAAAATACAGCGGTGCTTGGGATTACTATCCGTTTAACTCCGGCTATTTTATGTGTCTCAAGCTTACAAAAGTATCTGCTGAAGAACTGCGAACTCATCTGCTGAATGAGTACGGAATCGGCACGATTGCTATTGGCGAACACGATCTTAGAATTGCATTTTCTTCTCTTGAAGAAGAGCAGCTAGAAGATCTGTTTGATCTCATTTATCAGGCAGTTCAAGATCTAACTCAGGAGTAG
- a CDS encoding helix-turn-helix domain-containing protein — MAMKGQKFKTYSEELKMEAIRLHVEEKWTYRQINDHLGIQDQGRMKRWMRKYREQGEFGLLDQRGRRKEYLDQERYVQQLKRENATLKKYLKIWMQEGKSKASGSSNKRRPPAK, encoded by the coding sequence ATGGCAATGAAAGGTCAAAAGTTTAAGACATATTCTGAGGAACTCAAGATGGAGGCAATCCGTTTGCACGTAGAGGAAAAATGGACGTATCGGCAAATCAACGATCATTTAGGAATTCAAGATCAGGGCCGAATGAAACGTTGGATGCGTAAATACCGTGAACAAGGTGAGTTTGGTTTGTTGGATCAACGAGGAAGACGAAAAGAGTATTTAGATCAGGAGCGATATGTCCAGCAGCTGAAACGGGAGAATGCCACACTAAAAAAGTATTTGAAAATCTGGATGCAGGAGGGAAAGAGCAAAGCTTCAGGCTCATCGAACAAACGGCGACCACCGGCCAAATAG
- a CDS encoding IS3 family transposase, protein MAEHCQLLGVSRSGYYAYVKRKKNDRDAEAKQLIRTVYKRYEGKYGYRQIQLFLWQDEGVWMNHKKVLRLMQNMGLQASIRRKRRFNATYQAAERVADNLLKRNFTAEKPNQKWVTDVTQYRVGERWLYLSAVKDLFNNEIVAYQLSERNDNELVLQTFAKAFSKQKDVTGLVVHSDQGFQYTSHAYHDMLPKVGAQISMSRRGNCLDNASMESFFSHLKTEGLYPYDIRNLAEAQRRMEKYIRFYNRRRPQRKLKKLTPVEYRRQFTA, encoded by the coding sequence ATAGCAGAACATTGCCAACTTCTTGGTGTCTCTAGAAGCGGCTACTATGCATATGTAAAGCGGAAGAAGAACGACCGAGATGCCGAGGCTAAACAACTCATCCGTACGGTGTACAAACGCTATGAAGGGAAATATGGCTACCGACAGATCCAGCTATTCTTGTGGCAGGATGAAGGTGTATGGATGAACCACAAGAAGGTACTACGCCTGATGCAAAACATGGGTCTTCAAGCCAGTATTCGCCGGAAACGTCGATTTAACGCGACATACCAGGCAGCCGAGCGTGTTGCTGATAATCTGCTTAAGCGTAATTTCACGGCTGAAAAACCAAACCAGAAATGGGTGACGGATGTGACCCAATACCGAGTAGGCGAGCGCTGGTTGTATCTCTCGGCAGTGAAAGATCTATTTAATAACGAGATTGTAGCCTACCAACTTAGTGAGCGTAATGATAATGAGCTGGTACTTCAAACGTTCGCAAAAGCCTTTTCCAAGCAAAAAGACGTGACCGGACTAGTCGTTCACAGCGACCAAGGGTTCCAGTACACGTCCCATGCTTACCACGACATGCTGCCAAAGGTTGGCGCCCAAATCAGCATGTCTCGCCGAGGCAATTGCCTAGACAACGCCTCTATGGAGAGTTTCTTCTCGCATCTCAAAACGGAAGGACTCTACCCTTATGATATACGAAATCTTGCAGAGGCACAAAGGCGAATGGAGAAATACATCCGTTTTTATAACCGAAGGCGGCCACAACGGAAACTAAAAAAACTGACGCCGGTAGAGTACCGACGCCAGTTTACCGCCTAG
- a CDS encoding YjcZ family sporulation protein, with the protein MSGSEERSGYGYGGGFGGYGDGKSIGAILVLFILLVIIAKSFMSYGY; encoded by the coding sequence ATGTCTGGATCTGAAGAAAGAAGCGGATATGGATACGGTGGAGGTTTTGGAGGTTACGGTGATGGCAAAAGCATTGGTGCAATCCTCGTACTCTTCATCTTGCTCGTGATTATTGCTAAATCGTTCATGAGCTACGGTTACTAA
- a CDS encoding ABC transporter permease, which translates to MDLKQLWKTRRSAFWNQITPYLGYVMQSGVAVMMGFALIAFSAWYTALVQDIPEGFPIRLVMLVVLAPPVIFSSFRTYLQQADIVFLRPQEYRMNLYLQNSFVRGIVYKSVGLVLLFILLWPLYIRSEGEPKPFYLFLIVLLLLKYFASYGGWAEQQMISRSARLVCRIIRYGFIVLSLYAFLWHSLALSLIFIALLAGLYLVSLRFPVKLPVHWEYLIETEQNQSSRAMKTLGWFVEVPASRQRVHARKWLAPLADRLRWRQETAFQYLIIKTFLRSDLLGITIRLTVIGGLFVYWTAGSLWGSGVYLFFLFLLGIQLSGLRRNHHDSFWIYIYPVTPQSRREQVLGFVYVLQLAGVVLLFIPLLLGGWGRWVETLLTLGIGILIARWFRNSERKKWSNEEEAE; encoded by the coding sequence ATGGATCTGAAGCAGCTATGGAAAACAAGGCGTTCTGCATTCTGGAATCAGATTACTCCTTATCTAGGGTATGTCATGCAGAGCGGGGTAGCAGTGATGATGGGGTTCGCCCTGATTGCTTTTTCCGCATGGTATACCGCTCTTGTCCAGGATATTCCGGAGGGGTTTCCCATTCGTCTAGTCATGCTTGTTGTACTTGCTCCTCCTGTAATTTTCAGCAGCTTTAGAACATACCTGCAACAAGCAGATATCGTCTTCCTGAGACCTCAGGAATATCGCATGAATCTGTATTTACAGAACAGTTTTGTAAGAGGGATCGTCTATAAGTCGGTAGGTCTTGTTCTATTATTCATTCTTCTATGGCCGCTTTATATTCGCAGTGAAGGAGAACCGAAGCCCTTTTATCTGTTTTTAATTGTGCTTCTATTGCTTAAGTACTTCGCAAGCTACGGAGGGTGGGCCGAGCAGCAGATGATTTCACGGTCCGCTCGGTTAGTCTGCCGGATCATAAGATATGGCTTTATAGTGCTGAGTCTATATGCTTTTTTATGGCATTCGCTTGCGCTAAGTCTGATCTTTATTGCCTTGCTTGCTGGATTATATCTGGTTTCTCTTCGGTTTCCCGTGAAGCTGCCTGTACACTGGGAATATCTGATCGAGACAGAGCAAAACCAAAGTTCGCGGGCAATGAAGACATTGGGTTGGTTTGTGGAAGTCCCTGCTTCTCGTCAGCGGGTTCATGCCCGGAAGTGGCTTGCGCCGCTCGCTGATCGGCTGCGGTGGAGACAAGAGACCGCATTTCAGTATCTTATCATCAAAACGTTTCTGCGCAGCGACTTGCTCGGAATTACCATAAGACTTACCGTGATTGGCGGATTATTCGTATACTGGACAGCAGGCAGTTTATGGGGAAGCGGAGTATATTTATTCTTCTTATTCCTGCTGGGTATTCAGTTGTCTGGTCTCCGGCGTAATCACCATGATTCGTTCTGGATTTATATCTATCCGGTGACACCGCAAAGCCGAAGAGAACAGGTACTTGGTTTTGTCTATGTATTACAGTTGGCGGGTGTCGTCTTATTATTCATCCCGCTGCTTCTTGGAGGGTGGGGCAGATGGGTAGAGACCCTGCTTACACTTGGAATAGGTATACTCATCGCCCGCTGGTTCCGAAATTCGGAACGTAAGAAGTGGTCAAACGAGGAAGAAGCGGAATAA
- a CDS encoding ABC transporter ATP-binding protein, protein MEQSPILQINDLSGGYSAKKPVLHHIDFQVAPGEMVGLIGLNGAGKSTTMKHILGLMVPQQGEVLIQGKRREEDPESYQSGMAFVPESPELFMEMTVMEHLEFTARAYNVTKAEFMERADHLLDMFRMRDKKDTLSSHLSKGMRQKVMIMSAFVARPPLYIIDEPFLGLDPLGIRSLLDFMMEIRASGASILLSSHILSTIENYCDRFIILHSGKIIAQGTLSELREQFGMKQAPLEDLFYQLVQGRD, encoded by the coding sequence ATGGAACAATCACCGATTCTGCAAATTAATGATCTTAGCGGAGGGTATAGTGCCAAAAAACCCGTGCTGCATCATATTGATTTTCAGGTGGCACCTGGTGAAATGGTAGGCCTGATTGGACTGAACGGGGCGGGAAAAAGTACGACCATGAAGCATATACTCGGCCTGATGGTTCCGCAGCAAGGGGAGGTTCTGATTCAAGGGAAACGAAGGGAAGAAGATCCAGAATCTTATCAGAGCGGAATGGCCTTTGTTCCTGAATCACCGGAACTGTTTATGGAGATGACCGTTATGGAGCATCTGGAATTTACAGCCCGTGCTTATAATGTGACCAAAGCAGAGTTTATGGAACGGGCGGATCATTTGCTGGACATGTTCCGAATGAGAGATAAGAAAGATACCTTGTCTTCTCATTTGTCCAAAGGGATGCGGCAAAAAGTGATGATTATGAGTGCTTTTGTCGCAAGACCGCCGCTTTACATTATTGATGAGCCCTTCCTTGGTCTTGACCCGCTTGGTATTCGGTCTTTACTCGATTTTATGATGGAAATTCGCGCATCGGGCGCTTCTATTTTACTGAGTTCACATATTCTATCGACTATCGAAAATTACTGTGACAGGTTCATCATTCTTCACAGCGGCAAAATTATTGCACAGGGTACACTCTCAGAACTGCGTGAACAGTTTGGGATGAAGCAAGCTCCGCTTGAAGATCTATTCTATCAACTTGTACAAGGCAGGGATTGA
- a CDS encoding DEAD/DEAH box helicase — protein MTTSFDSLGLHPDLIQLLSDKGITSPSPVQEQTIPVIREGKDVLARSQTGTGKTLAYLLPLLETIDTNVKGTQKVILAPTQELAMQIVREAEVYGAYKGIKTLGLIGGAAIKRQIEKLKEHPEIVVGTPGRVRELIEVRKLKMHQVKTIVIDEADQVFQLGGAGDVNHILRSALRDRQLVFLSATVDEGTRRLAEREMKDFVSIGIDPEQMTASGLTHLYFVAGEREKIDMLRRVVRHFDPTKAIVFANNAETISEVEAKMNYMGISAAALYGDADKMTRTRVLNAFRDGQIKLLIASDVAARGLDIQDLPLVINFDPAFDSDHYVHRAGRTGRMGKTGTVVSIVGEKETFIMRKFARELGIELNERAMQGGEIKDKPAYSSNRPQRSFTKKGASSFGSASQGKPAVRTSSAKDREQSSNVPGPGRKNERERDRKNKGAPKWLKDKKKEQ, from the coding sequence ATGACAACAAGTTTTGATTCACTCGGGTTACACCCGGATTTAATACAATTGCTTTCGGACAAAGGGATTACATCGCCTTCTCCCGTACAGGAACAGACGATTCCTGTGATTCGTGAAGGAAAAGATGTCCTTGCTCGTTCCCAGACCGGAACGGGAAAAACATTAGCGTACCTGCTGCCGCTTCTTGAAACGATAGATACGAATGTGAAAGGTACACAAAAAGTCATTCTTGCTCCCACACAAGAGCTTGCTATGCAAATCGTACGAGAAGCAGAAGTGTACGGCGCATATAAAGGAATTAAGACACTTGGCCTGATTGGCGGTGCTGCCATCAAACGTCAGATTGAAAAGCTGAAAGAGCATCCGGAGATTGTCGTAGGGACACCGGGCCGTGTTCGTGAATTAATTGAAGTACGTAAACTCAAAATGCATCAGGTCAAAACTATCGTTATCGATGAAGCCGATCAAGTATTTCAGCTCGGTGGTGCAGGTGATGTGAATCATATTCTGCGCAGTGCACTCCGAGATCGCCAGCTTGTCTTCTTATCTGCTACGGTGGATGAAGGAACTCGGAGACTCGCTGAACGTGAAATGAAAGATTTTGTTTCAATTGGTATTGATCCAGAGCAAATGACAGCATCAGGACTCACCCATTTGTATTTTGTAGCGGGTGAACGAGAGAAAATTGATATGCTTCGCCGTGTGGTGCGTCATTTTGATCCAACTAAAGCGATTGTGTTCGCTAATAATGCGGAGACGATTTCAGAAGTAGAAGCCAAAATGAACTATATGGGTATCTCTGCTGCAGCTCTTTATGGTGATGCAGATAAAATGACTCGGACCCGGGTTTTGAATGCATTCCGTGATGGACAAATCAAACTGCTTATTGCTAGTGACGTAGCTGCACGAGGTCTTGATATTCAAGATTTACCGCTCGTTATTAACTTTGACCCTGCTTTTGACTCCGATCATTATGTTCACCGTGCAGGCAGAACCGGACGGATGGGTAAGACGGGGACGGTTGTATCCATCGTTGGGGAGAAAGAGACCTTTATCATGCGTAAATTTGCTAGAGAACTTGGTATTGAGCTGAATGAACGGGCAATGCAAGGCGGAGAAATCAAAGATAAACCGGCGTACTCTTCTAATAGACCTCAGCGCTCATTCACTAAAAAGGGAGCTTCTTCTTTTGGTTCCGCTTCTCAAGGGAAACCTGCGGTTCGCACAAGCAGTGCGAAAGATCGTGAACAATCCTCCAATGTGCCTGGACCTGGACGCAAGAACGAGAGAGAACGCGATCGGAAGAACAAAGGGGCTCCAAAATGGCTTAAAGACAAGAAAAAAGAGCAGTAA
- a CDS encoding SDR family NAD(P)-dependent oxidoreductase, which translates to MRLQGKVVLITGASSGIGALCAQKLSAEGAIPILTARSENKLTEISQSIDGHHEWLKMDVTMLEEVQSSVEKIIEKYGKIDIVLNNAGYGKFESFGTMPVSSFEDMMDVNYMGTVRVTKVVLPYMLEAGQGQIVNVSSMAGKIGTAKSVSYTATKHAVLGFSNALRQEYRKSGIHVTTINPGPIDTPFFEQADPDGGYMKNLGGFIMKPEYVADKIVQAVIRRKEEVNLPRSAAFGMRIYQLFPRFADRLTYGLMNRK; encoded by the coding sequence ATGAGGTTACAAGGTAAAGTTGTACTGATTACAGGAGCATCAAGCGGTATTGGCGCTTTATGTGCACAGAAGCTGAGTGCAGAGGGTGCGATTCCGATCTTGACGGCAAGATCAGAGAACAAGCTGACTGAGATCAGTCAGTCCATAGACGGTCATCACGAGTGGCTGAAAATGGATGTGACAATGTTAGAGGAAGTGCAGTCCAGCGTTGAGAAAATCATAGAAAAGTACGGAAAAATCGATATTGTACTTAATAATGCGGGTTATGGAAAATTTGAATCGTTTGGTACGATGCCTGTTTCTTCATTTGAAGATATGATGGACGTCAATTATATGGGGACAGTACGGGTAACGAAAGTCGTATTGCCTTATATGCTGGAAGCAGGGCAGGGACAAATCGTAAATGTTTCCTCTATGGCAGGAAAGATTGGAACTGCAAAATCGGTTTCCTACACAGCGACAAAACATGCGGTTCTCGGCTTTAGCAATGCGCTCAGACAGGAATATAGAAAGTCGGGCATTCACGTAACAACGATTAATCCGGGACCCATTGATACCCCTTTTTTTGAACAGGCAGATCCGGACGGCGGTTACATGAAAAATCTAGGCGGCTTCATCATGAAACCCGAATACGTTGCTGATAAAATAGTACAGGCGGTCATCCGCCGCAAGGAAGAGGTAAATCTCCCGCGATCAGCGGCTTTTGGCATGCGAATTTATCAGTTGTTTCCTAGATTTGCAGACCGGTTGACCTATGGACTCATGAATCGAAAATAA
- a CDS encoding chemotaxis protein CheX, which translates to MKAEVINPFLESARLVFEQLIHKSPSTGQLGIKNVEYLEDHIWIMIGMTGQLNGNVVFGIEEQVALRIVSAMMGGFIIAEMDEMGESAISELGNMISGNASTILYNQGYSVDITPPQVMKSSHPGMDLVSQALCIPISMDGIGELDIQVMIS; encoded by the coding sequence TTGAAAGCCGAAGTGATTAATCCGTTTTTGGAGTCCGCACGGCTCGTATTTGAACAATTGATTCATAAATCACCTTCCACCGGTCAACTGGGTATCAAAAATGTGGAGTACTTAGAAGACCATATATGGATCATGATCGGAATGACAGGGCAATTGAACGGTAACGTTGTTTTTGGAATTGAGGAACAGGTAGCACTACGCATCGTATCCGCTATGATGGGCGGGTTTATCATTGCTGAGATGGATGAGATGGGAGAGAGTGCAATCTCAGAACTCGGTAATATGATTAGCGGGAATGCAAGTACAATCCTATATAACCAGGGATACTCTGTTGATATTACTCCGCCGCAGGTGATGAAATCCTCTCATCCCGGCATGGACCTCGTCAGTCAGGCGCTTTGTATTCCGATCTCAATGGACGGCATTGGAGAGCTTGATATTCAGGTAATGATCTCTTAA